The following DNA comes from Musa acuminata AAA Group cultivar baxijiao chromosome BXJ1-4, Cavendish_Baxijiao_AAA, whole genome shotgun sequence.
tttacatttactgcctctagcaGTAAAAGCAATATAAACGGACTGGATTAATTGCTTGGGATGATCCCATTACCATTCACCTTCTgccatgtttttcttcttttttggtgtGACAAAAGTGAATTGCAGCTTGTAAAAAATGGGAATTTACAGGTCTGATGCCCTCAAATTAGTTCTTTGGAATATCTGAATTGCAGTGTCCAGTATATGTagtgtgtatttatatatgtttatattctgAACAGGAATCCAACGGCTGCACAAAACCACGAATATTGATCTTTGATTTGATGCTTTTATATTGGGCAAAGAGTTGCTGAATGTCACAGACGTTTCTCACTCTGAACTCTAAACGTGGCTCCCAAAATTAATATGATTACAGCAAGCTCAGAAAATAATGAGTAGAAAGGCAAAATGACTGACAAGAAGGGAGATGATACATCTATAGCTTTCGAAATCATTATACATTAGTTAGATCATTTAAATAATTCATTTTAATTATCCTAGCTGCaatctctttttattttattttgctaACACATTAGCAAATTTATCCTTTTAAGTTTGGACTCAATTTGTAAGAAATTCAAAAGCACAGCTTTCAAAATCATTATAAATCAAATTACATAcatatttgattaaaaaattcatttatttatttattttttttttttttatgaaagcttttaaaatcttttttttttcttttaagttgATTGATCATGCAACCATGTCGATATCCATTGTTTTCTTAAATTGGTAGGAAGTATGACTAGTTTCGAAGAAGCTCAAAAGTACTGCTTTCAAAATCATTATACATCAATTAGCATATCAACTCTGTGTGTTTTTAAATAAAGTATTTGTTTAATTTATTCtagttaattattttaattatagtaGCTCTCAAAATCTatttcctttttcatttattttaaatatgcagTAGCAACTTTTCCTTTAAGTTGACTGATCACGTAAGCATGTCGATGTTAAGGTACTAATCAGCTCAGCTCGTAAATATTTTGACAGATACCAAATGTTAAGGTGCCATTCCTTTTTTTAATGGGATATAAAATGTATGACTTAAAGAGTTTGGGCCACTAAATCCATGGATCTCATAGTTTGGTGACCTCATGTAAATTAGTATATTATATAAGAGCATTTTCTTTATGAATGGGGAAGTTAGTAAAAGGTtccttttaaattaaaaataataaaaaataaaaatggatattaagatcatAAAGGAGCACTAGTTTGGTTCAACATCTTATTTTGTTTATCCATATAATGGAATATTTAATTGCCAACCAGAAATCAAGCTCAAATTTTACTCTCTTTACACATAAGCAAAATGTTAGCTTTAATGATGATCATAAATTACGTAAACAAAAAGCTCCTCATAAGAATATTATACACTCGCATTAAGATCTCATAAACCGATCCATAATCCTCGCGAAACCCATGCATACGTGCCTCGCCCCAATGGTTTGTAGACCGAGTCATCATCCATCCATCCTTCCCCCCAAATCACTCTCCACCACACACACCCACACGCACACGTTAGTGCTACACTATTTAAGGGGACGGCGTGTGACTTGAGCCTCCATCTCCCTCCTCTCGCCCTCAACTTGCCTCTCTTCCTCCTCGGCACCATCTTGGAAGCACACCTGTGTCAGCCATGGCTAACGGTTCTCATGCATTTGCTGCCACCTGCTTCCTCTTCGCCTTCCTCAACGCCGTCGTCTGCGTCGTCTCCACACCCGACATCGTTGTCGAAGGCCGCGTGTACTGCGACACTTGCCGTGCTGGTTTCGAGACCACCGCCACCGAGTACATTGCAGGTCATCATCTACCAAACTAAACACTTACAGGTAGATCTGAGATCTTAATGCTGAGCAGTCCTTGTGGTGTGGCAGGCGCCAAGGTGAAGCTGGAGTGCAAGAACTACACGACCGGGGAGATCATCCACACCAACCAGGCGACGACAGATGCGACGGGAAAGTATCAGATCACGGTGGTTGACGACCACCAGGAAGAGACCTGCCAAGTGACGCTGATATCGAGCCCTCGCAGCGACTGCTCCGAGATCAGCGAGGGGAGGAACAGCGCCCTCGTCGTGGTCACCCACAACGTTGGGATCACCTCCGGCGTCCGCTATGCCAACTCCTTGGGCTTCCTCAAGGAGAAACCGCTCGAGACCTGTGGCCAGCTGCTGCTGCAGTATGCTTTGGGAGTTGACGGCTGAGAGATGTGTGTTACGTGACAACCAAGGCACGGTTTCAACGTACTGCTAATTTTGATGGATGCAGCAAAGTTGTCGCTGAGGTTGGGAGATGTTCTTGATGGATTGATTCATCGATCGCCCGATGCGTTCATCATTCTTGTCGTGTGGTGATATTATTAATCGATCGATGAATCTTATTTATGATGTTGGTGCTAATGTCTTACATTAACAACATTGGTCCGACGGATCCTTTGAAAAATACATAAACATAAGGATCAAAAACTTTTATCATACAGAAAATACATAGGAAAAACCATTAACTTAAATTGTTGTTGTATAGGAACAATAATAGAGTATTTTTAAGTGGTTTGCTCGCCTATCTAAATAGGAAAGATGTTACAATAAAAATATAGGacgaaaataaaatagaaaattattgaTATTAATAATCCAAATTTTTATCCAATTCATTTCGTATGTGTTTTAAGTATGTCCAATTTAATTTcttgtaatatattattatatcaaaaaataatcaacataaatatgtctaAGCAAGGAATAGTTGCAACTCCATACAATTAGTCAAAAGATTAATATGCTTGCAAGATTAGAATTGAGAAGATTTTGTCCCTATTATTTATTGCATGTACGTCctcattaaaaatattaaattattaatataattgcaacaaataatatgatattatggactaaataaaaaaaggaaagttTATGTAATAGTACTATATTGATGAAAATATTGGATTCCAACTTATTTAAACTTAGTATTAATATGATCATATGGATACGGTGTAAGTGGCGCTAAAATCACATCAGGACAATTATGGAAAATCCAAAAGAAAAAGTTCCATTGGGCATAGCCAATTAAATCCAAaagtttattaataaaaaatattttttgaacattATGATCTTTACATTAAGTAGCGACAGGAAAAATAAGCAATATCGATCCATTTCTTTATATATCCGTGGTAGTTAGATTAGGGTTATTCATCTTGATCCTTTACTAAAAAATAGCAATTTATATGTTTTACGTCGAGAATTATATTTAATGGAACTGATGAGCATTTTAAGGGGCTATTTAATCAGATAGATTGTAAATCTTAAAAATACATTTTCCTTAAATGATAAACTATGATGTCGTTGGTCTATAATTTACCAGTTTAAGAGAAAAAAATTCAATTTAATTCTAAGGTGTGTTTTTTTTCAGGATTCTCGGGTTTATACTACTTTTTTAATTGCTGATTCAAATATcctttaataaaatttaagataaatttaaataaaacatgcacacacacacatatatatatatatatatatatatatatatatatatatagagagagagagagagagagagagagagagagagagagagagagagagagagagagtttatatatctatatataattatatatttttttcgtgagaaaaaagaaataaaaaagttGATGATAAATTAGGTGGGTTGCAGAGGTGTCGTCCCAGAAAAAGAAGGTAATTCTTTAACTCCATTGTTTCACCCATGTAGCGTTACCTACCCTTATTGATTGGAAGAAACATGGAAGCATATGTGGACCCACCGTGGGGCCTGCATCTAACACCAATCAGAGGACAAAGAATGGCGACCATAAACTTCTGTACCGACCCCAACGGCGACAATCCACTTTTCCTCACATAAATAACCTTCCCGATTCCTTTTACCCACACCTACCGCCAAAGGGGAAATAGAGATGGGATCGAATGCTTTTATTTCACGAATCTATCATGATCGGACCGTTAAGATCAAAAGCATCAGTGGGTCCCGTTCTTTGGACGACTCCGATACAGGAATTGGATCCTCCTAATTGGGGATAGGTTTGGAGAGGATCCTAAACCCTACAATATAACCGTGCTGGTGCGCAAACTATGGGGAGATATTTGTTGCCCTCTGTCCGCGTCTCTTTTCCACGCTTGGTCAGGAGTCTATTTCCTTCTCTATTCTATCTCTTGCTTGGGGAAGAGCTTATAATTAGGGTTCCTTTTCGTGGCTCTCCTCTCCTAGTTCTCTTCCACGAATCCATCGCACGACGCTTCGATCGCACTCTTTCTGGGTTTTCTGCCGGCATCTCCTCTCCATTTTTCCAGGTTTATCCGCATCCCTAATCGTTCGTTTTGGTTTGAGGGAAGTTCTGGATTTTGGTGCCTTGTCCCGTTTTATCGTCTAATTTGTCTTCCATTGTGACGAGAATTGGATTGCTCGTATTTTGTTGCTTTTGTTTTGTGTATCTTTCTTTTTTGGGCGGGAATATTTAATCTAGGGTTTTGTGGTTCTCTGTCGCGTTAGATCTGTTGCCCGGCTGGAGATTCGATCTGAAGAGTGAGATTGTTTCCTGAATTATGCGAACTTCATGGGCTGATTCAGTTGCGAACGCCGATAGCTCGGCGTTTGCGACAGGTGCTTCTGCTAGCACCACCTACTCGAACGCTGCCGAcgcctctgctgctgctgctgctgctgtcgctgCACCTCGTCCTGGTCGTGCTGCCTATGTCCCTCCTCATCTTCGCAACCGCACAGCATCCTCGGAACCTCCAGTGCCGTCTCCTGCTGATGGTTCTTCTGCTGCTAAATTGCCACCTGGGCCTGCTGCACTTTCTGGTGGAAACCGTTGGGGTGGTGGCCCCAGCCGAGAGATGGGACGCGCTGGCTCTGTTGGTGGTGGCCGGGGTATGGGTGATGGCTGGGGCTCAAGGAGCAGCGGGT
Coding sequences within:
- the LOC103981902 gene encoding pollen-specific protein C13-like; translation: MANGSHAFAATCFLFAFLNAVVCVVSTPDIVVEGRVYCDTCRAGFETTATEYIAGAKVKLECKNYTTGEIIHTNQATTDATGKYQITVVDDHQEETCQVTLISSPRSDCSEISEGRNSALVVVTHNVGITSGVRYANSLGFLKEKPLETCGQLLLQYALGVDG